One Ostrea edulis chromosome 6, xbOstEdul1.1, whole genome shotgun sequence genomic window, GAAATCACACAATCACTCATGACAGATTCTAAACTTTTTAAGAAGCTGGGAGAACGGAAATACCAGACTGTTGTGTTAGATGGAATGCTCTTGGTGCCTTTTCTTATGCTTTCTCACAATTTATCCATTCCAGAAATCATACACTTCTCAGCGTttatttccccaaaatttcTTTACCGAGTCCCATCAGATTATTCCGGAATTCCGGAATTTCCCATGTTTCCACTTTCAGACACTACTTCATTCTTGTCACGGTTAAAAAATTTCGGAATTCATTTCGTATGTATTGCAGTAGGCTCTTTTCTTGAGTCATTTCACTATTCCAAGGACATAGTTCATAGGTATGTTTCAACACTCAGGTTGGATGAGTTTTACAAATTGGCAAATGGATTTAGTTTGTACTTATTGGACCAAGATGAAATTCTGGATTATCCACGTCCTGTACTTTCAAATATTGTCCCTGAAGGAGGCTTAGCACTGTCGAATATCGTACACTCTCTTCCAATGGAAATTGAACGGCATGTTAATACTGCCAAGGACGGTGTTGTTATAGCAACCTTTGGGAGCAGTTTCGACAACTTTCCTGACGAATTCAATATTAAGTTGTATCaagcttttaaaaatattccggaaattcATTTCATTCTAAAAATGCACAAATCCCATTTTCAggagaaaaatattttacagaCTCCCTGGCTGCCTCAAAATGATCTCCTTGGAAACAAAAAAGTTAAGGCATTTATCACTCATTGTGGAAACAGTGGTCAATATGAAGCTTTATATCATGGAGTACCTATGGTTGCGATTCCAATATTTGGAGATCAAGTTTACAATGCAGATAGGATTGTAATGAAGTCCTTTGGTGTGAAGTTGGATCTTGTTACGTTTACTTCCGGTGACTTGGAAAAAAGTATCAGGGAAGTAGTGTACAACGATACGTATtccagaaaaataaaattagccTCCGAGATGTACAGATCAAAACCACAGAACGCTTCACAACGAGCTGCATATTGGGTACACCACGTGACCACTTACGGAAGTGTACATCTGCGGTCTCCATCCCACTCTTTGCCTGCTTATAAATATCTGGCACTGGACGTAGTTCTTTTCGTATGTGTCTGCTTCTTGTCGATATTAAGTGTAGTCGTGGTTGGTTTTTGTGTACTGCGTATATGCTGTATTCGCGAGAAATTGAAAAGAGACTAACCAGTTTACTACATCTGTAATCAACATTTCCATTGTTCGATTTACAACGTATGGTTCTCTAGACAATCGTACTCATCTAATGTCTTCTCTATAACCAACTGAATGTTTCGAAATAAAAGTTTAAATGACATGCTACATAAATGAGTTGGGTTTTTGTAAATGACCGCCCGTCGCGACAACCACAATAACACTTGAAATTGTTGTACCAATTTGTTCTATATAAAAAACTGAAAATTCCACTTACCAGATGGATTTAATACTATGTAATATGGCCTCGGGTGTGTGGCTCCCTGGTAACTTATATAGGCTCCGCATGTAATGCAAAGGGAAGTCACTCCAAATATAACAGATACCTCTCTCCAGATCACGGACAGTTTGGATCTCATTCGTCCGTCTCTGCACCAAAAGGTTTaatacttttcaaacattttcaataaaatgtgaAGGCTTTAAAAGTCCGCTGGTGTTTTTGACCTGCTTTCACTAATTAGAGCTGACATGATAAGCGGCATTTTCCTCTTGAAATATCCAGCCACGATTTGTAAAATTTTGCACAGCGACTGCCTGTCTAAAGAGATCCAGCCATGATTGGTAAAGTATCGCACAACAACTAGCCATATCAATTCATTCAGAACTTTAATACATTGATCTTTTTCCATGTCTCTTTTAACATCTTGTAAAGCTTTTTAACATCGTAGTAGAATACACGGCCCCAAACAAAAATTGATGTTCGACATTGCGTCTCTCTGTCACCGCGTAGACTATAACTAGAAACCCCATCATTTGACATTTGAACAAAGATATATCTTTCTGCACTCTCGACGATTCCTTACCGCGCGGTGCCATATTATTATGCAGGACAATTTTGTTTACCACATGGAGATACcccccaaaaaatatatagaaaggAAAGTAGAGAATAACTAAAATATCCTCAGATTccgaattttatttttaattcaggGTGACAGGGAATGTATAAGTATCTCATTCTGTGATACTTAGGACACTTGTGAGGGTTTACAACGTCAGCCATTTTACGAACTCATTCATGCCTCACAGctgtatgaaaggcgaagataacgaacagtgatcaaccgcataattcctataagcaatacaaaatagagagttgggcaaatacggacccctggacataccagaggtgggatcaggtgcctaggtggagtaagcatcccctgtcgaccggtcacatccgccgtgtatgtgaatatgtataaatgaatataaatccAAACATGTCGGGTACATTTGtaagtaatttaaaaaataaagtttgtaTATTGTACCTTATATGCACCTCAAGTCAAAACTATTCGTTCcattttatgaaatatgaaCATTCCTAATTTACTAGATCAGGATATTCTGTCATACACGAGTTTTAGCGGAAACAATGCTCAAGAGTTAAAGAAATGGCACGTTATAGGCAATAACGTTAAAAAAAACTACAACATGAAGTGTTTTCTTTTAAGATCAAAGAAGATGACTGTACTGTCCGTAATTGTCGTGCTCTAGACACTCATAAGAGGAACACGTCTGTCCAATTCAACTCTTTAATTCTAAACTACATAACTAAGCAATTTCACAAACCGCGTGGCTGAGGCTGTCAACATCAATTACTGACTTAATACTAAATATATAGCTTTCGCTGATAGAGCACATTCCTAAGTGTGGGAAAACATTTAATCTgaatgaactatttaagatatagACATTACATCCCTCTTCACCTTAGACAAaagcaaatttttaaaattttagaaatgacAGCCTgttgatttaaattttaaaatgctaacaaactcatttttataacatcaaaacaaaattataatctAATAACTAATCTAAGAAGTCAGAAAATTATAATAAGTCAGGTCCCTTTTTTCCTCAAGTGGTCACATAGTCTCTTAGATACGCAGGTGGCTTGTGTTCCCGGGATGGTCTTCCGGTATCTGTGACAGAACGGTCTTTATCAGATTCATCTCCGGATTCTTCTGCGCTAATTTCCGGGTCACGCGATTCTGTTTCATTTTCGCGGTTCGATATGAATTTCTTTACAGCTGTGCAGTTTCGCTTTACTGATGATCCATTTTCATCTTCGAGTGTCACTGCATTCCTGCATTTCTCCCTCACGACAAACTTTTCAGGCGCGAACTCGGTTGACAGCTTATCGCGCTTAGGCTGACGTTGTACAACTGTGTCGCCAATTTCAACTTTGGACTCTACGGCGCCACGCCTCTCGTCCGCCCttcttttgaattttaatttctgTCTCGCATCTGTTTCTCGTAATTCTTGGTGATCGATCCTTTTACTCATCTCTGGTAACTTGGTATGGATTTTCCGGTTATACAACAACTCTGCAGGGCTTTTTCCAGTTGTAGAATGCGGGGTCGTGCGATACGCAAGTAAGAACTTTGGTAATTCTCGTCTCCAATCTTTACGTTCCGCGTTTGCCGCCTTTATAGCTTTTAGTAATGTTCGGTTTTGCCTTTCTACTTCCCCATTCCTTTGCGGCCAGTATGGTGTGGTCCGAATGTGTTTGATACCATTTAAATCCAGGTATCCCTTAAACTCCTCCGACACAAACTGTGGTCCATTATCACTCCGCATACTTTCAAGTTGGAAAATGATCCTCTCACTAGTTATCTTCTTCATTATGGCTACTTCCTGGAATCGGGAGAAATAGTCTATAACGACTAATAGGTATTCCCCAGAGGGAAACGGTCCCATAAGGTCTATAGCCAGATCCTGCCATGGCCCGTCAGGTAAAACAGTTGTTCGAACTGGTTCGGGTCTATTGCTGTTTGTTAAAAGTTGGCATTGATGACACGCTCTGACAAATCGCTCGGCTTCTATATCGATACCTGGCCACCATACCTTCTCTCTTAGTCTCTGTTTCGTCCGGACAATACCCTGGTGTCCTTCGTGGGCCAGGGATACTGTTTGCCTCCTGAGGCACTTGGGCAATATGATGCGCGATCCACGTAATACTATTCCGTCAACGACTGAAAGCTCCGCCTCCACGGTACGAAATTTTGGACTCAGACGGCCGTCCCCCGTCTTGACCTTCCTCATAATCTCCGCGAGTTCTGGGTCCTCCGATGTTTTCTGACGAACTTCTTGGATGGTCAGTGCTTTTGGTACAGCATTTTCTGCGATGAAATACGCGTACTCCCCTGCAATGTGGCGTATTCGGCCAACCCGATTTCGGCTCAATCTCGATAGAGCATCAGCAGCATTCTTTGGTCCAGGTATGTAGACGATCTTATACTTATAAGGCTGTAGTCGCAAAATCCATCGCTCGATCCTGGCTGGTGGTTTTGACTTTGGAGAGTAAATGTAGGTCAGGGGCTTATGATCAGTCCAGATTTCGAACTCTAGTccgtatatgtacatgtggaaCTTTTCACAACCGAACACTACACCCAGCGCTTCGCGCTCAGTCTGTGAGTATCTCTGCTCTACATCGGTTAGAGATCGACTTGAATATGCAATTGGTTTAAACAATCCGTCTGGTTGTTTCTGTGCTAGTATGGCTCCCAGTCCTACGGGACTTGCATCCACTATTATCCTCGTCTCGGCTTTTGGGTTGTAGTATGCTAGTGCTTCAGCACTTACAAGGGCTTTTTTAAGCATGTCAAACGCATCCTGGTGTTTTTGCGTCCACCTCCAGTGCGTGCTCTTCCTTGTTAGCTCGCGTAGTGGGGCTGCAATCGTCGAAAAATTCGGTATGAAACGCCCGCAGTAATTAGCTAGTCCAAGAAAACTCCTTATTTCAGAACTATTCGTCGGCGTCCTGGTCTCTGATACTGCTTGGACCTTTTCTTGGTCAGACCGGATTCCTTCTGACGAAATCACGTGTCCGAGGAATACAATTTTCGACAGACCGAATTTGCACTTTTCTCTATTTAGAGTCAGTCCCTTCTCTGCCAATCTGTCAAGCACTTTTGTAAGCTTCCTGTTATGGTCCACCTCGTCTGTTCCGTAAACAATTATGTCATCAGACAAATTTCGGACTCCTTCAATTCCTTGAATGACTTGCCCTATCACCCTTTGGTAGATTTCGGATGCTGAGGAAATTCCAAACATGAGGCGCTTATAGCGATAGAGGCCCTCGTGTGTCACAAACGTAGTTATCTCCCTTGATTCCTCGTCCAGCTCTATCTGGTGGTATCCCCAACTTAAATCAAGCTTGGAGAACACCTTGCTGCCATTCATGTCTTCCAGCATTTCGTCCACCGTCGGGATCGGGTATCGTTCACGTTGAACTGCAGTATTGGCCCGTCTCATATCGACACAAATTCGAATCTTCCCGTTTTTCTTTGGCACAACGACAAGTGGTGATACCCAAGCCGTGGGGTTGTTTACCTTCTCAATTATGTCCATCTTCTCCAGCTCTTCAAGCTTCTTGTTCACGCTTTTTCTTACATTAAATGGTAAGCGTCGTAGCGGTTGTGCTACTGGAGTCACGGTTTTGTCAACATGAATTCTAAGCTGAACATTTTTAAGCTTCCCTACTCCATCGAAAACAGTATTCCTTGAGGCAACGATCTTATCTATTTCGCTTATAACAGAACAAAGGTCTGACCCCTCGACTCCAATACGTAGAACTCCTAGCTCGACTGCTGTATCCTTCCCTAGTAAGGAAATATAATCACCTTTAACGACAGCAAATTCTGCAGATGTTTCACGTAACCCATACTTTGCAACTGTCTGAAAAGTTCCTAGTATTTGTAGTGGTTCCTTTGATCCGTAAGAAAACAATCTTTTGGTATTTCTCGATAGGGACATATTCTCGTTGTTAGCGCGGATGGCGCTCCATATATCGGAGTTTACGATGTTGCAGGTAGCGCCAGAGTCGATTAGCATTTGCAATGTAGCTCCGTCCACATTAATGTCTATCATGCCATTTGTATACTTGTCGTGCACGGCAAGCGCGAACTCGTCCTCCGAAGATTCGCTCTGTACtaaatgaacatgttttgtaCTGCGGTCCCTACCTGGTTTTGTGCGCGGGGTATCCCATTTCGTTTTACACACTTTTGCGAAATGTCCCTTTTTTCCGCACTTATTAcaattttttgtgttttgttataTACGAAAGAAAATTCACCCAAAATGTTGTCTTCACAAGTTTCTAGATGTACCCCAGTTGTATATGTCAAAAAGTGTGAAGCGGCGCAGCTCAaaacctcatgtattttcaaaaaatagttttttcttaaatgtgtaatcttttgaaaataaaaatgttcagCTTGTATGATTATTCTGTAAGAGTgttatgttgttttgtttaaatatttgcTTTCTTTGATTTGCTTTCTTTGACAAATATATatcatcaaaattgaaaaatgaaacTCCAAAACACATTAAAATTGTAATAAAATAAGCATTCTTGACTGCCTCTGACGGTGTACTATGATAATTAAAGGAGGAGGATTTTGGTTGTGCATGGTGTTGgtgtttttgaaaaatgtcaatACTATTTGTAAGTGTTGAATATTTCCTAGAAAactatttatatttcaaaaggaTTTAGCACCGTGTCGTAGCACAGAATCCACAAGAAACCTTGTAGAGCACAATGCTGTCCCTACACTTCAGCGGCAGGGGGTCAGTCCTGATTTGAACCCAATTGAGAATATTTGggtaaaataaaaaacaccctTGATCAAAATTTACCAGAGAAAAACAGAAAGGTGAAATGGACTACGGTGTGAGCGATACGCCATTCCAAAGGCTCTCTGTAAAACGTAATTCATAGCATCTGAAGTCGTATTAATTAAGACAGTTATTCATGTAGAATGGGGAGCAACtaaataatagaaaatgtaatatCATTCATAAATGCAAAACCATAATAAGATGTTTAAAAACCGCATAATTGTTGTTTGCTCTTTCTACGATGCGCATATAATTTGTTCAcctaaagaaataaatttcatttttgaaaatacatgaaggcaTGAACTGCCGCGCTTCGTGACAACATTACTTCATGAAGCGTGTTAGTGTTCCCTATATAAAGTATGATGGCGTGAAGCgttacagttcataccctcgtaaATATGAAGTTTTTTGAATACTTACATTCTATTTCAAATTCTGTCGTAAATCCTAGCCATTAGAATAgaagtactatatttatcaaaatatcatacgcatatacatgtattcccaactgcatcgcattcatgagaTAATATTTACTTACATTGAATctgttctcttatatttcttttgaaattaacatttctTTCATCTGCGACCATGAAttcatgtttgttgcaaactagtttgatccggttttttagtaccacctgtctgtgtaatcattaccaaatataaagcgtcatcaaggtcaaagggtgcattggctgttccatttaacGTTGCGAATGAGTCAATCATACGATATATTAGTATATCTTACgcgggttatgaattttttctgcaatgctagctaacTTCATTACTCGATGAAACAGGAAAGAgagtattttattgttttaatggctatcattacaattggtatCGAAAGCAaaagcattggaaatgtaaacaagatgtgtttgtgaattaCTTAGGTCcccagggccgtaactgccgatgaggcagacgaggcaactgcctcgtctgattttttggcaaaaaagaaaataaaattatataaatgttatattataggatatatgtttaaaatgaagacaagcacctttgtctttgacaccatattacgattctttacatagtacaaatgaaacacaaacatgataaattgggatttaaaaagtgtcattttcagtcgtaaagtcaatcggcggcccccaatcccctgcctcccctgatttagaaccctacttacggccctggtcCCCGGATCACAACAAAGTGGAACTCATTTTAGGGGATCATTTTCAAAGTAGGTCAGAGGTCAATTTCAAGCTCACAAGATCAGCAAATTtgataccaatggaaaggtcttttcacaagaaatgcacGTGCTAACTATGAAAGGAATGCCTTTCGATTCCGGGGgcataattaaaaacaaacatgttaCTTAAATGTTTACTGTGTTATTTATAGTGGAGAATAATTTTTAACATTGACAGTGATGACAGTGATAAAAGTcagttgtgtgtgtgtatttatgataatttatttattgtttttctgCATCAGTTTTATATCTCATATGACAATCTTTCATGGTCAGTCATATTGGAACGAGATGAAGTAAACAAAATGACCTATGACGCTCAAGGTCAAAGCAATGGTGATTCTTTAGCGTGTGTACTATAACATGGGACTTTGGCTTTCAAGGCTGCATACGGAAGTGACGTTCTGACTATATAATTTAAAATGGATCTTTTtgcctgtcattgggtcaaatgatgcctgatgtgtttcatatcaatagGGCCGtcctttacatactgattttgaccacggattactccatttacctgatcaagataaagggctcacggcgggtgtaacatgtcaacaggggatgcttactcctcctagacagctgtaccacctctggtgtgtccaggggtccgtgtttgcctaacttgtaattttgaattccttataggagttatgagattgatcactgttcgttatcttcacctttacaggagttatgagattgatcactgttcgttatcttcgcctttataggagttatgagattgaccactgttcgttatcttcacctttacaggagttatgagattgatcactgttcgttatcttcacctttataggagttatgagattgatcactgttcgttatcttcacctttataggatttatgagattgatcactgttcgttatcttcacctttatatgagttatgagattaatcacttcgttatcttcacctttataggagttatgagattgatcactgttcgttatcttcacctttataggagttatgagattgatcactgttcgttatcttcacctttacaggagttatgagattgatcactgttcgttatcttcaccttttcatacaaGCTAGACATGGTGGCAAGGTGTTGAACCAGGGGTACCCGGTTTCGAAGGGAGAACCCTAGATACTAGGATATAACGTATTATATCGCAATGtctccatacatgtatataatagaGACATTATAATACCACGTGATACCCTGTATGTTGTGTCACACAATCGGAATAGCCGAAAACGTGgtcttatatacatatatgtcaCAACCAAGCTGTTTATAGTAATTCACTCTACTGTTATATTCatgatttagatatatatatatatatatatatatatatatatataagactaTTTGTGATCAATAGTTAACGAACACAACGATAGAATATCATAGACTAGGGTTTAGTAAATTGTTTTATTCAACATATGCCATGGTCATCAGAAATAAGTATGAAAATTCATTGTTAAAAATGGATACAACATTTAACTTGTATATAACAAAGCatttgttttatcaaagttattaAGTTCGAAATAATCAGCCTATTTCATTCCTCCAAACCTACGTCATAATTTGGAGCACCCATTTTGGAACTTTTCAAGAATTCCGCATGTTGTTCCATAGGCAGCATGCATTTTTTAACGGCTGGACAATCCAACATTCTCTTCGtccattcatgtaaatttggcAAAGACTCATGCGATACGATCATTTGGGAAAACATTTTCTCTACCAGAAGGAACCGCTCAAACCAGGGCCAAATCATGAAGTCAATCATTTGTACTTTGTCACCTATAAAGAGGAAAACAAAAAAGTATATGATTGAAAGAAAAAGTGTTTCGTAATTAAACTTAAACTTTACCCAGCAGACAGACAATCACCTCCTAAGTAGTCTCCCCTTCTCTTAATTTCAGCGTCAAATCTCGCTAACTGTTGGCGAACCTTTTCTATAGCAGCTGGTATTTCAGATGGTTGCGATTGCCGGGCTTTGTAGAAATCCACCGTCAGCTATGTGAAAACATAACAATCATTAATCAGATTAACGACTTCAACAACTTCAGTTTCTACGGGGTTGTTCTAATAAGCCTAGGGTTATCGAAAAGGAAAACTCAGTACTCCTTGATCGTCGCAAGAGGCATCTAaaaggggcggtccttcggggtgagaccgtaaaaaccgaggccccgtgtcaaagcaggtgtgacccgataaagatccctcctgctcaatggccgtaagcgccgagcataggccaaaattttgcagcccttcaccggcaatggtgacgtctccataggagtAAAAACGTCTcaagaggaacgttaaacaatatgaaatcaatCGGAAAGGAAATGCATACTTCactaaacatttaaaacattacatattATAATTTGAAGCTGAATTTTTAAACACTTTATTTCAGAAAGTAACAGATTGTATAAAATGTCagcaacaaaaaaataaaaacaaaccaaaaaaaaccaaaacaaaaaaccaaaacaaaaaacaagcccccaccccccaaaaaaccggggtaatttcagcttctccatcgtcaacttcccatatttatgtagcaatattctattattacctgtatatggtgtttatatctctcaactgattcaatacgcaagagcttgttctgcgtatggtcagtttttaaatcgaggcaggctaccgacaaacaagttgatggtgcagggatttcaacagtctcgtttaaagtcagcatttcacaaattctatggtcgttataacgatctagtttgccaatacaacctatcactgggtcaaatgctgtctgacgtgtttcataccgattgttaggccgctcttggcatactgattttggcTACGAATACacttgtttacctgatcaggatatagggctcacagcgggtgcgacagggaatgcttactcctcccaggcatctgatcccacctctggtgtgaccaagggtccgtgtttgtccaactctctattttgtattgcttataggagttatgagattgatcactgttcgttatcttcacctttcattcatggCAATGAACAAATGACACAAATCTtaagctgcctcctccgcctctatgtaatttacggccctggataCCCAATAACCATTCAAAGCTACACTTGTTGTATTATTTGGATATTATCATAAGAATTTTCTGTGTTTTTTATCACTCTATATAAGTTATACACACTATGCAAATTACAAGTTAACTCGGAAACTAATTGTAACATTGAGAGCAATCATGATATTACATTTAGCGTATGTTTaggcagtatatatatataatctattaCGTAACGtggatatttttattaaaaacagtaaaacatgtattgaactTGATCTTTCATTTCATTATATAAGGAGTCTTTCATTACTTAAAAGTTTTGCCTTTCTTGGCTCTATGACTTGTGACGGTATGTTTTAAATGTAGCACCCTATTCTCACATTTTCTATCTGCGCTTGTACCTTTGGAAGGGAATACGATGtggaattccctttacccaCAGATGCTCTGTGGTACATAAAATTGTGGTTGAATTTGGTCTAGTGGTTCTCAAGAAGACGCCGAAAATGTAATGAAGTAAATGTATTGGGCTTTTAGAATAagtaaacaaattttttttcatcttaaaacGTCTAACTTTTCCTTTAAAATTCTAACGATTACTATCTATATTTCCTATCACTGAAGGAAGTTACTGAAGTTTTTACCTTGTCGAAATGTTCCACGAGTATTTTATCTTGAGCCAGGCGATAAGGGTCGTCAGGGGTCAGTTTGTTCCCGGGATAAGTCTGGTCCAGGTAGTCACTGCAGATGAGGGACTCGTACACTATTTTGTCGTCTTGCTCAAGAACGGGAACCTTGCCAAAAGGGTTCCGCTGAAGGAACCAGTCTGGTTTATTTTTCAGGTTAACATTGACGACTTCGTGTCTAAAGGTAACATAATAAACCTTTATCATAGAGTAAATGTAACTGATAAACCTTAAGTATCAAATATTTGGCAACCGAGTCGCATCGTTGCACGCCACGGCTTTAACGTACTCTCCTCTTCCCTTTCACCCATGGTTCTCTGCGTTACAATCTTCGTTTCTCATGAATATGCATGTCGAGAATGACGTAATCCGTTATCAATAGAAGTAAAACAGCTATAATGGTTGTGACATTGAAAACATGTTCTTTTTGCACCGAAATTATAGAAAACAAAACTCCTACAGATCGATGACATCTGAACAGTTTCGTGGTTTATTTCCTTTATATGTCCACTTGTTGCAAAGGGGGGAGGGGTAATTATCAATAGACAACACTCGTCGTTATTAGTCTCCGAATATTTCAATAGAAACACCCGTTGGTGTAAAGACTTCTCACCGCCTGTTCTTAGTGACAGAAAAACATCATTACGATCCTCATAAATGTACCTTCACATCTGTCAATGTTAAACACACGTGCACACAATGATTTTGCGTTTGTTAGTGGAAGAGGAAGCGTTCTGATTAGTCAGAGTAATATAACCGCATTCTATAAATAGTTTAAATCATCGATTAAGTCTTGCTCGGAAACTCAGCGATTGGCCGAATCACGTAATGCTCATTTATGAGAAACGAAGAAATTGTCATGCAGAGAGCCACGGGTGAAAGAGAAGAGGAGTTCGGTAAATTGGTA contains:
- the LOC125683858 gene encoding UDP-glucuronosyltransferase 1-6-like → MEISNKFLYVIWVLSPYISTIISDNILVLPGPGYSHVRPVKVMVDILIEEYQHNVTMLLTESVAKHPALMDIRAEIVTYDKDGKVGQQIHEMVASVYKAGFKNMEIFSVLPYIQRTEAEITQSLMTDSKLFKKLGERKYQTVVLDGMLLVPFLMLSHNLSIPEIIHFSAFISPKFLYRVPSDYSGIPEFPMFPLSDTTSFLSRLKNFGIHFVCIAVGSFLESFHYSKDIVHRYVSTLRLDEFYKLANGFSLYLLDQDEILDYPRPVLSNIVPEGGLALSNIVHSLPMEIERHVNTAKDGVVIATFGSSFDNFPDEFNIKLYQAFKNIPEIHFILKMHKSHFQEKNILQTPWLPQNDLLGNKKVKAFITHCGNSGQYEALYHGVPMVAIPIFGDQVYNADRIVMKSFGVKLDLVTFTSGDLEKSIREVVYNDTYSRKIKLASEMYRSKPQNASQRAAYWVHHVTTYGSVHLRSPSHSLPAYKYLALDVVLFVCVCFLSILSVVVVGFCVLRICCIREKLKRD
- the LOC125647019 gene encoding uncharacterized protein K02A2.6-like, which produces MIDINVDGATLQMLIDSGATCNIVNSDIWSAIRANNENMSLSRNTKRLFSYGSKEPLQILGTFQTVAKYGLRETSAEFAVVKGDYISLLGKDTAVELGVLRIGVEGSDLCSVISEIDKIVASRNTVFDGVGKLKNVQLRIHVDKTVTPVAQPLRRLPFNVRKSVNKKLEELEKMDIIEKVNNPTAWVSPLVVVPKKNGKIRICVDMRRANTAVQRERYPIPTVDEMLEDMNGSKVFSKLDLSWGYHQIELDEESREITTFVTHEGLYRYKRLMFGISSASEIYQRVIGQVIQGIEGVRNLSDDIIVYGTDEVDHNRKLTKVLDRLAEKGLTLNREKCKFGLSKIVFLGHVISSEGIRSDQEKVQAVSETRTPTNSSEIRSFLGLANYCGRFIPNFSTIAAPLRELTRKSTHWRWTQKHQDAFDMLKKALVSAEALAYYNPKAETRIIVDASPVGLGAILAQKQPDGLFKPIAYSSRSLTDVEQRYSQTEREALGVVFGCEKFHMYIYGLEFEIWTDHKPLTYIYSPKSKPPARIERWILRLQPYKYKIVYIPGPKNAADALSRLSRNRVGRIRHIAGEYAYFIAENAVPKALTIQEVRQKTSEDPELAEIMRKVKTGDGRLSPKFRTVEAELSVVDGIVLRGSRIILPKCLRRQTVSLAHEGHQGIVRTKQRLREKVWWPGIDIEAERFVRACHQCQLLTNSNRPEPVRTTVLPDGPWQDLAIDLMGPFPSGEYLLVVIDYFSRFQEVAIMKKITSERIIFQLESMRSDNGPQFVSEEFKGYLDLNGIKHIRTTPYWPQRNGEVERQNRTLLKAIKAANAERKDWRRELPKFLLAYRTTPHSTTGKSPAELLYNRKIHTKLPEMSKRIDHQELRETDARQKLKFKRRADERRGAVESKVEIGDTVVQRQPKRDKLSTEFAPEKFVVREKCRNAVTLEDENGSSVKRNCTAVKKFISNRENETESRDPEISAEESGDESDKDRSVTDTGRPSREHKPPAYLRDYVTT
- the LOC125683863 gene encoding glutathione S-transferase omega-1 → MATAKAFSAETNFPALEAGKLRVYSMRFCPYAQRSLLVLAHKNIPHEVVNVNLKNKPDWFLQRNPFGKVPVLEQDDKIVYESLICSDYLDQTYPGNKLTPDDPYRLAQDKILVEHFDKLTVDFYKARQSQPSEIPAAIEKVRQQLARFDAEIKRRGDYLGGDKVQMIDFMIWPWFERFLLVEKMFSQMIVSHESLPNLHEWTKRMLDCPAVKKCMLPMEQHAEFLKSSKMGAPNYDVGLEE